TCGTGGTCGACGAGACGTCGATGCTCGACGTCGAGCTCGCCGCCGCGCTGCTGGACGCGTGCGCGGACGGCACCCACCTGGTGCTGGTCGGGGACCCGGCACAGCTGCCCTCGATCGGTCCCGGCCGCGTGCTCGGCGACATCGTCGATTCGGCCGTCACGCCGGTCACCGAGCTGACGACCCTGCACCGCCAGGCCATCGGCGGCGCGATCGCCAGGCTGGCCAGCTCGGTGCGAACCGGCGAGCTGCCGGCGATCGACCCGCCAGGCCCGCAACCGGAGGTGGTCGTCGTCCCCGCAGGAGGCGCCGAGGCGGCTGCCCGTCGCACGGTGCAACTGGTCACCGACTCGATACCGCGGGCCCTCGGCATCCCCACCGAGGACATCCAGGTGTGCACGCCAGTCCACCGCGGGCCGGCGGGCACGGTCGCGCTGAACCAAGCGTTGAAGAGCATTCTCAACGAGGGCCCCGGTGCCCGGGGCGGGTTCGACCCAGGGGACCGCGTCGTCGCCACCGCGAACCATCTCGACCTCGGTTTCGCCAACGGCGAGGTCGGCGTGGTGGTCGCGCTCTCCGACGGCGGCGGCCTGGAGGTGGTTTTCGGGACCGGCCTCGTCGAGGTGCCCGCCGCCGTGCTCGGGGACCTGGCGCACGGGTGGGCGATCACGGTGCACCGGGCACAGGGCTCGGAGTGGCCGGCCGTCGTCGCGGTGCTGCCGGCGGAAGCCGGTGGCCTGCTGTCCCGGCCGCTGGTCTACACGGCATTCACCCGTGCCGAGCGCCACCTGTCGATCGTGCACGCCTGCGGACCGGCCCTGGCGCACGCGGTCCGCGCGGTGGGCGCCCGCCCGCGTCGGACGCGTCTTGCCGCACTGCTCCGGGAATCGAGCCCCCGCCCGGTTTGACTAGCAGGCGGTGAGGAAGCGGTCGAGAACCCGGGTGCCGAATGCCAGGGCATCGAGCGGCACCCGCTCGTCGACGCCGTGGAACATCCCGGAGAAGTCGAGGTCGGCGGGTAGCTGGAGCGGAGAGAACCCGAAGCAGCGGATCCCCAGCCGGCTGAACGACTTCGCGTCGGTTCCACCGGACAGGCAGTACGGAACCGGCTTCGCTTCCGGGTCCTCCGCGACCAGCGCGGCCATCATCGCCTCCAGCAGGTCACCGTCGAACGTCGTCTCGTAGGCGATGTCACGGTGAATGGTCTCCCGGGTCACGCCCGGACCGAGGAGCCCGTCGATGGCCGCGAAGAAGTCGTCCTCGTGGCCGGGCAGGAACCGACCGTCGATGTTGGCGTGCGCCATCTGCGGTATGACGTTCACCTTGTAGCCGGCGTCGAGCATGGACGGGTTGGCGGTGTGCCGCAGGGTCGCGCCAACGATCTTGCCGGCGGCGCCGAGGCCGGGCAGCAGATCCTCCGGGGACGCCGGATCGAACGGTTGACCGAGCGCGGCCGCGACCTCGACGAGAAAGGACTCGACGGCGGGGGTGAGCACGGTCGGGAAGCGGTGCGCGCCGATCCGCGCGACCGTCTGCGCAAGTGCTGTGACGGGATTCGCCTCGTTGAGCATCGAACCGTGTCCGGCGCGACCGCGGGCCGTCAATCGCAACCAGGCGATCCCCTTTTCCGCGGTCTCGATCGGATAGAGCCGGGTTTGCCCGACCGTGAGGCTGAACCCGCCGACCTCGCTGATCGCCTCGGTGCATCCCTCGAAGAGCTCGGCATGCTGGTCGACGAGATAGCGGGAGCCGAACGTAC
The nucleotide sequence above comes from Mycobacteriales bacterium. Encoded proteins:
- a CDS encoding AAA family ATPase, with translation MSAPGSRATARDEARAEVAALLSRGGLPERLATAAVTLLGERAAGRIVEDPWLVLDLPGVRPDAADRFALEVADPRPERDDGRRGRAFVVHALSRAARDGHTVVAESVVDRAVAGLGFPQPRAAIEAAIEDDRVLGFEPELLALARYAMAEDSVADGLPRLAATAEPLSDPDEAEAAAAGLDDAQRAAVAAAAAHGVSLLTGGPGTGKSRTVAALVKLAHEHDHRLALAAPTGRAAKRLEELTGEPAGTLHRLLGAQGRTGNFVRGESWPLDADVVVVDETSMLDVELAAALLDACADGTHLVLVGDPAQLPSIGPGRVLGDIVDSAVTPVTELTTLHRQAIGGAIARLASSVRTGELPAIDPPGPQPEVVVVPAGGAEAAARRTVQLVTDSIPRALGIPTEDIQVCTPVHRGPAGTVALNQALKSILNEGPGARGGFDPGDRVVATANHLDLGFANGEVGVVVALSDGGGLEVVFGTGLVEVPAAVLGDLAHGWAITVHRAQGSEWPAVVAVLPAEAGGLLSRPLVYTAFTRAERHLSIVHACGPALAHAVRAVGARPRRTRLAALLRESSPRPV
- a CDS encoding M20/M25/M40 family metallo-hydrolase translates to MTGAPAADDVVELCRDLIRIDSSNPTSNERVAAEYVAARLSEVGLDPKVIESAPGRANVVARFEGTDPSRPALLIHGHLDVVPADAADWSVDPFAGEIRDGCLWGRGAVDMKDMDAMTLAVVRARAREGRLPPRDIVLAFVADEEAGGTFGSRYLVDQHAELFEGCTEAISEVGGFSLTVGQTRLYPIETAEKGIAWLRLTARGRAGHGSMLNEANPVTALAQTVARIGAHRFPTVLTPAVESFLVEVAAALGQPFDPASPEDLLPGLGAAGKIVGATLRHTANPSMLDAGYKVNVIPQMAHANIDGRFLPGHEDDFFAAIDGLLGPGVTRETIHRDIAYETTFDGDLLEAMMAALVAEDPEAKPVPYCLSGGTDAKSFSRLGIRCFGFSPLQLPADLDFSGMFHGVDERVPLDALAFGTRVLDRFLTAC